Part of the Deltaproteobacteria bacterium genome, GCGGAGGCGAGCGGCGCCATCCCGGTGCATGCCGCAGCGGCGATCCGGCTCCTGATGCTGACCGGATACCGGAAGAACGAGATCCTGACGCTGCGCTGGAAGGACGTGGACCTCAAACCATGGAACTGCATCTCGTCGACACCAAGACGGGCGCGCGGACGGTGTCGCTGTCGCCCGAGGCCGCGCGTGTGCTGGCGGGCATTCCGCGCACCGAGGGCAATCCCTGGGTGATACAAGGCCGGAAGAAAGGCGAACGGCCGCGATTCGTCGACACTCACGTACGCGAGCGAGCGAAACTGCGGGATGTCCGGCTTCACGACTTCCGCCACAGCTTCGCCTCGCGCGCGTTGGCGCTCGGCGAGAGCCTTCCCGTGATCGGGAAGCTGCTGGCCATGCCCATGTCGAAACCACCGCGCGGTATGCGCATCTGGCACGGGACTCCATGCACGAGGCGGCGGCGCGGGTCGCCGAAAGCATCGCAGCCAACATCGTGTGAATCCGCCTGACAGGCTCCACAAGCCCTCCTAACGTCGGTAGGCGTAATGAGGTCCAACTTCGTTCGACCTTGGGGCCACGAACTAAAGCTCCCCCACGGCAAGATCGGGGCGCGCGCGATGAGGTCCTAGTTTGCAGGACAGACGGAGGACGAACTCCAGGCACTGATGGTCGAGCACCCGGAGTTGCTGGACGGCGAACAGATACGCCCGGGCGATGCGCGGCGTTGGATTCCCATCACCCGTGAGAAGGGCACCGCTCCCTCCTCCGGTGAGACGAACCGTCCGTCCGGGGGGTCTTCTCGATCCCGCTATAGGGAAGATGATTCCCGAACATTTCCGGGATGTTGATCTCCATTTAGGCAAGGGTGTCAAGGCCACGGATGTGGTGTTATTGTGAACTTCGTAGAAAAGTCATCTATGATGCTCGCCTTGATTTCAACGGATCCGCGCGCTACCGTAGTTTGGTACATCTATCGACCTTGCCCGTGGTGCAAGCGAATCGTGTCATCCCTGTAGGTATGGAACACGGCAGAAGTCAGACGAAGCGAATCAAGAGAACGACGTGCTAGGGAATCGAATCTCACGACTGAGTGGCGCCATTATGCGCATCAGTGCGAGCCTCGACCCCGACACCGTCCTGGAGGAGGTCGTCGAAAACGCGCGCACGCTGACCGGCGCCCGCTACGGCGTCATCATCACCATCGACTGCGCGGGGGAACTCCAGGATTTCATCACCGCTGGCTTTACTTCGGAAGAGCACCAGGAACTGGCGGACTGGCCCGACGGGCCGAGGCTCTTTGAACATTTTCGAGACGTTCCGGTAGCGCTCAGGCTGACAGACCTGCCGGCCTATGTCCGTTCGCTAGGCTACTCTGCAGAGATGATGCGTTCGAAGACTTTCCTAGGAACGCCCATGCGACACCGAGGTGATCGTGTCGGTAATCTCTTTCTCGGCGAAAAGGAAGACGGACGGGAGTTCACGAGCGAAGACGAAGAGGTCCTCGTGCTCTTCGCGTCGATGGCGGCGGCGGCTATCACCAACGCCCGCACGTACCACAACGAACAGCGGGCGCGGGCCGACCTGGAAGCCTTGTTCGACACCTCCCCGGTGGGTATAGCGGTGTTCGATGCGAGGAACGCCAAGCCGGTGTCGTTGAATAGGGAGGCGAAGCGGATCCTCGAAAAGCTACAGATGCCGGGCCGGTCTCCAGAAGAGTTGCTTGAGGTGCTGACATGCCGACGTGCCAACGGGCCGGAGTTTGCCTTGGATCAATGGCCGCTGGCACGGGCGCTGAACGTTGCCGAGACCTTGCGGGCCGAGGAGATAGTCCTCCAGGTTCCCGACGGCCGGAGCGTCACCACGCTGCTCAACGCCACGCCGATCCGTTCCGGAGACGGTGAAGTCGAGTCGGTGGCCGTCACCATGCAGGAACTGGCGCCGCTGGAGGAGTTGGAACGGTTGCAGACCGAATTCATAGACATGGTGAGCAACGAGCTACGCGCCCCGCTGACCTCAATCAAGGGCTCCGCGGCAGCGGTGCTAGCCGCCTCGCCGGGCCTGGACCCGGCCGAGATGCTCCAGTTCTTCCAAATCATCGACGAGCAGGCCGACCGCATGCGTGCGCTCATCACCGACCTGCTGGACGCGGGCCGCATCGCTACTGGCACGCTGTCGGTGACGCCCGAGCCCTCGCAGGTAACCGCCCTGGTGGACCAGGCGAGGAGCACGTTCCTGGGCGGCGGCAGCCGGCACACGGTGCTTATAGACCTGCCGTCCGACCTACCAAAGGTGATGGCCGACCGACAACGCATCGTGCAGGTCCTGAGCAACCTCCTCTCCAACGCCGCCCGGTACTCTCCCGAATCGTCTACCCTACGGGTGGCGGCGGCGCGCGATGGCGTACACGTGATGATCTCGATCGCCGGTGAGGGCCGGGGCGTGCCACCAGAGTTGCTACCGCGTCTTCTTCGGAAGTACACGGGGTTTGTTGGCGCCAGAGCGGACCATGGGTTCCAGGGGTCCGATGTGGGGCTCGCTGTCTGCAAGGGGTTGGTAGAGGCACACGGGGGCCGCATTGGAGCTTTGAGCGACGGGGTGAATCAGGGCGCGACCTTCACGTTCACTGTTCCAGTGGCAGAAGAGACCGGCGACGTCGCCGACTCGGCCCGGATTCCTCCCGGATCGCCTCGAGAAGGGAGCGAGTCGAAGCCCATTCTCGTGGTGTACAACGACCTGCGGACGTTGCGTTTCGTACGAGACGCGCTTGGGGCGGCGGGGTACTCCCCGATCGTCACCGACGGCCATCAGGAGTTGTCCGGCATCATCCGGACCGCGAAGCCCCACCTCATCCTGCTCGACCTGCCGCCTGGGACCGATGGAGCCGAGCTCATGGAAAGCCTCCGTGACTTGGCTGATCTTCCGATCATTGTTGTATCCACCTACGGGAGGGATGAGACCACCGCAAGGGCGTTGGAAATCGGAGCCGTGGATTACATCGTCAAGCCTTTCTCGCCGACGGAACTTACCACGAGGATCGGAGCGGCTCTGCGTAGACGGGCCGAACCGGTTCCGTTCGTGCTGAGAGATCTCGCCATCGACTACGAAGAGCGTCGGGTAACCGTGGCCGGACGTTCCGTTCGACTTACAGCGACCGAATTCGAGCTTTTACGGGTGCTCTCCTGCAACCCGCGGCGGGTCAAGACCTACGACTACCTGATCCGCCAAGTATGGGGCGGTCTTGAGGCCGGTGACCCAGATCTTGTGCGCACGTTCGTGAAAAAGCTCCGCCAAAAGCTTGGCGATGACGCCACCCGCCCGGTCTACATCCTTAACGAGCGTGGGGTCGGCTACCGCATGGACACACCGGAGGATCCATGAGAAATCGCCGCTTCGAGTCGAAGAGCGGCCAGGGGCAGCCGGACCGAGCGTAACGCTGTGCTCCCTAACCCTCACTTGCCTTCGTGAGGATGGTGCCTCACGTCGCCCAGACCGGCTCCCTCGCGCCTGTACGGCGGCGGGAGCGCCATACGGGCGGACACGAACCCGGCAGGACCAAGGGCATGCCGGGGGGCAGGAAGTCGTAGCGCCGTGATAGTACCGTTGAAGGCGGGAAACCGTGGCCATCGGGATCCGTTGAAGGGAAGCCGGGGCGTCACCTACACAGACTCACTGATGGGAAACGCTGGA contains:
- a CDS encoding ATP-binding protein; the encoded protein is MRISASLDPDTVLEEVVENARTLTGARYGVIITIDCAGELQDFITAGFTSEEHQELADWPDGPRLFEHFRDVPVALRLTDLPAYVRSLGYSAEMMRSKTFLGTPMRHRGDRVGNLFLGEKEDGREFTSEDEEVLVLFASMAAAAITNARTYHNEQRARADLEALFDTSPVGIAVFDARNAKPVSLNREAKRILEKLQMPGRSPEELLEVLTCRRANGPEFALDQWPLARALNVAETLRAEEIVLQVPDGRSVTTLLNATPIRSGDGEVESVAVTMQELAPLEELERLQTEFIDMVSNELRAPLTSIKGSAAAVLAASPGLDPAEMLQFFQIIDEQADRMRALITDLLDAGRIATGTLSVTPEPSQVTALVDQARSTFLGGGSRHTVLIDLPSDLPKVMADRQRIVQVLSNLLSNAARYSPESSTLRVAAARDGVHVMISIAGEGRGVPPELLPRLLRKYTGFVGARADHGFQGSDVGLAVCKGLVEAHGGRIGALSDGVNQGATFTFTVPVAEETGDVADSARIPPGSPREGSESKPILVVYNDLRTLRFVRDALGAAGYSPIVTDGHQELSGIIRTAKPHLILLDLPPGTDGAELMESLRDLADLPIIVVSTYGRDETTARALEIGAVDYIVKPFSPTELTTRIGAALRRRAEPVPFVLRDLAIDYEERRVTVAGRSVRLTATEFELLRVLSCNPRRVKTYDYLIRQVWGGLEAGDPDLVRTFVKKLRQKLGDDATRPVYILNERGVGYRMDTPEDP